A genomic segment from Streptomyces sp. NBC_00078 encodes:
- a CDS encoding iron-containing alcohol dehydrogenase has protein sequence MDSASSLRTPTAGALDFLPTRRVEWGLGSIGRLGDLLDSYSVSRVLLMTTRSLSEQGSLLRTVEDNCGGRCAGRVEHLPAHVPSDAVERAAATARELGADALVSFGGGSVIDATKAVAARLADDDGRQLPHFAVPTTLSGAEFADHYGVTEFHDGAATKRTHTREDVTPVAVVLDGALTAATPGPLWAGSGAKALDHAVEGLICNPPRPVLDDLAQLGIRELAGVLRQSMDPGEPTIRQACQLAAWYCYFAPASLTLGLSHRIGHVLGGTYGVPHSLTSGITLPAVVRAMTQTSPQRLKLVARALDTGGPLDLPAMATDEPAEAAVRLSSLVTSVGLPTRMREIGIDRNELPAIALRVQQLYPEAIARLGTDSTESLRRLLEEAW, from the coding sequence GTGGACAGCGCCTCATCTCTCCGCACACCGACGGCGGGCGCCTTGGACTTCCTGCCGACCCGCCGCGTTGAATGGGGTCTCGGTTCGATCGGCCGTCTGGGCGATCTACTGGACTCGTACTCCGTCTCCCGGGTCCTTCTCATGACCACGAGATCGCTGTCGGAGCAAGGCTCCCTGCTCCGAACAGTAGAGGACAACTGCGGCGGCCGCTGCGCAGGCCGGGTGGAACACCTGCCGGCACACGTTCCCAGCGACGCGGTCGAACGCGCTGCGGCCACCGCGCGTGAGCTGGGCGCCGACGCGCTCGTCAGCTTCGGCGGCGGCTCGGTCATCGACGCCACCAAGGCCGTCGCCGCCCGCCTGGCGGACGACGACGGCCGGCAACTGCCGCACTTCGCGGTGCCGACCACGCTGTCCGGTGCGGAATTCGCCGATCACTATGGCGTGACCGAATTCCACGACGGGGCGGCGACGAAGCGTACGCATACCCGTGAGGATGTCACGCCCGTGGCGGTCGTCCTCGACGGCGCGCTCACCGCGGCCACGCCCGGCCCCCTGTGGGCAGGATCGGGCGCCAAGGCACTGGACCACGCGGTCGAAGGACTGATCTGCAACCCTCCCCGGCCGGTGCTGGACGACCTGGCCCAGTTGGGAATCCGAGAGCTCGCCGGAGTCCTGCGACAGTCCATGGATCCGGGCGAGCCGACAATACGACAGGCGTGCCAGCTCGCGGCCTGGTACTGCTACTTCGCCCCGGCCAGCCTCACATTGGGGCTGAGCCACCGCATCGGCCACGTGCTGGGCGGCACCTACGGGGTCCCGCACTCACTGACGTCGGGGATCACGCTGCCGGCAGTCGTCCGGGCCATGACTCAAACGTCCCCCCAGCGTCTGAAGCTGGTGGCACGCGCACTCGACACCGGCGGTCCACTCGATCTGCCGGCGATGGCAACCGACGAACCCGCCGAGGCCGCGGTCCGGCTGTCCTCCCTCGTCACGAGCGTCGGCCTGCCGACCAGGATGCGGGAGATCGGCATCGACCGAAACGAGCTCCCCGCGATCGCTCTCCGTGTCCAGCAGCTCTACCCCGAAGCAATCGCCCGACTTGGTACCGACAGCACCGAAAGCCTGCGTCGCCTCCTGGAAGAGGCTTGGTGA